One genomic segment of Chitinibacter sp. FCG-7 includes these proteins:
- a CDS encoding mechanosensitive ion channel family protein, whose amino-acid sequence MDASLLTKYQDIAMGYAAEFGVKILAAIAFWVIGRWLIGVVVRFVQGGLHRQNVDPTVLRYVGSAVTVLLNVLLVVGILGYFGIQTTTFAALLAAAGVAIGMAWSGLLANFAGGAFLIVLRPFKVGDMITAGGVTGVVHEVGLFATTVLTPDNIITVVGNNKIFSDNIQNYTSTPYRRVDLKAQLSGAADVPAAIAQLKENIAKIPNVVAEPAVDVEILEFQLVGPVLAVRPYCHNDHYWQVYFDTNRVILETLASFPAPTPAQFITVQQK is encoded by the coding sequence ATGGACGCATCGCTTCTAACCAAGTATCAAGACATTGCAATGGGGTATGCCGCTGAATTTGGCGTAAAAATTCTGGCGGCGATTGCATTTTGGGTGATTGGCCGCTGGCTGATTGGCGTGGTGGTGCGCTTTGTGCAGGGCGGATTACATCGCCAGAATGTCGACCCTACCGTATTACGTTACGTTGGCTCGGCGGTAACCGTGTTGCTGAATGTGTTGCTGGTGGTGGGTATTCTGGGTTACTTCGGCATCCAGACCACCACGTTCGCCGCCTTGCTCGCCGCTGCGGGTGTGGCTATCGGTATGGCCTGGTCGGGCTTGCTGGCCAATTTTGCCGGCGGCGCATTTCTGATTGTCTTGCGTCCCTTCAAGGTGGGCGACATGATTACCGCTGGTGGTGTGACCGGGGTGGTGCATGAGGTGGGTTTGTTTGCGACCACGGTGCTGACGCCCGACAATATCATTACCGTGGTCGGTAACAACAAAATCTTCAGCGACAATATCCAGAATTACACCTCAACGCCGTACCGCCGGGTTGATCTAAAGGCGCAATTATCAGGCGCTGCCGATGTGCCAGCCGCAATTGCCCAGCTGAAAGAAAATATCGCAAAAATTCCAAATGTGGTGGCCGAACCTGCTGTGGATGTCGAGATCCTCGAGTTCCAGCTGGTCGGTCCAGTGCTGGCTGTTCGGCCGTACTGCCACAATGATCATTACTGGCAAGTGTATTTTGATACCAATCGCGTCATTCTGGAAACGCTAGCGAGCTTTCCTGCGCCGACACCAGCGCAATTTATTACTGTGCAGCAGAAGTAA
- the xerD gene encoding site-specific tyrosine recombinase XerD, with amino-acid sequence MSDLALPPAALAQSEEALIDRFLDGIWLGDGLAQNTIDSYRCDLLIWAGWLQNERQKTLWLADRDDVQAFLARQARDLKAASLARRMASLRKFYRYWIAQEMLSLDPCAQLVSPKRVRPLPKSLSENSIEALLDAPNLEEAAGVRDRAMLELMYATGLRVTELVTLPIAQVYLRERYLHVTNGKGGKQRLVPLGEVAADWVARYAREARPLLLNSPSQACLFVNQRGEAMTRQGCWFIIKQYATQAGIAPELLSPHVLRHAFATHLLNHGADLRVVQTLLGHSDITTTQIYTQIAAERLKTLHQEHHPRG; translated from the coding sequence ATGAGCGATTTAGCTTTACCGCCTGCAGCGCTGGCGCAATCAGAAGAGGCGCTGATAGATCGTTTTCTAGATGGCATCTGGCTGGGCGATGGTCTGGCGCAAAATACCATCGACAGTTATCGGTGTGATTTGCTGATCTGGGCTGGGTGGCTGCAAAACGAGCGCCAGAAAACACTTTGGCTGGCTGATCGCGATGATGTGCAGGCTTTTCTGGCCCGACAGGCGAGGGACTTAAAGGCCGCGAGTCTGGCGCGGCGGATGGCCAGCTTGCGCAAATTTTATCGCTACTGGATTGCACAGGAAATGCTCTCGCTGGATCCTTGTGCTCAATTGGTTTCGCCCAAACGCGTCCGCCCACTCCCCAAATCCCTGTCCGAGAATAGCATTGAGGCCTTGCTGGACGCGCCCAATCTGGAAGAGGCCGCCGGCGTGCGGGATCGAGCCATGCTCGAATTGATGTACGCCACCGGCTTGCGTGTCACCGAGCTGGTCACGCTGCCGATTGCCCAAGTCTATCTGCGCGAACGCTATCTGCATGTCACCAATGGTAAAGGCGGCAAACAGCGGCTGGTTCCGCTGGGTGAAGTCGCCGCCGACTGGGTGGCCCGCTATGCGCGCGAGGCTCGCCCACTTTTGCTAAACAGCCCGTCTCAGGCATGTTTGTTTGTGAACCAGCGTGGCGAGGCCATGACGCGGCAAGGCTGCTGGTTCATTATCAAGCAATACGCCACGCAAGCGGGCATCGCACCCGAATTGCTCAGCCCGCACGTGCTGCGGCATGCCTTTGCCACGCATTTGCTTAACCACGGCGCGGATTTGCGCGTGGTGCAAACCCTGCTGGGGCATTCGGACATTACCACTACGCAGATTTATACCCAGATTGCCGCTGAGCGTCTGAAAACATTGCATCAGGAGCATCATCCACGCGGTTAA
- a CDS encoding methylated-DNA--[protein]-cysteine S-methyltransferase, producing MSESALASRCIALPFGFVQLCATDTAVCRLDFLAEEIACPSTATHALLDEAEQQLLAYARNPAHVFDLPLQLEGTAHQQKVWQQIATIGTGQTRRYAEIASAIASSPRAVGGACGRNPVPIIIPCHRVVAAQGLGGFNANRNGLDWMPIKRWLLAHEGVIERAASQ from the coding sequence ATGTCTGAATCTGCTTTGGCTTCGCGCTGCATCGCTTTGCCCTTCGGTTTTGTCCAGCTATGTGCAACAGATACTGCAGTGTGCAGGCTGGACTTTCTCGCCGAAGAAATCGCTTGCCCGTCGACGGCGACCCACGCCTTGCTGGACGAGGCCGAACAGCAGTTGCTGGCGTATGCGCGTAATCCCGCGCATGTGTTTGATTTGCCCTTGCAGCTGGAGGGCACAGCACATCAGCAGAAAGTCTGGCAGCAAATTGCGACTATCGGCACCGGGCAAACCCGGCGTTATGCCGAGATTGCCAGCGCAATTGCTTCCAGCCCGCGCGCGGTTGGCGGCGCGTGTGGTCGCAATCCGGTTCCCATTATTATTCCCTGCCATCGGGTCGTTGCTGCGCAAGGTTTGGGCGGCTTTAACGCCAATCGTAATGGCCTGGACTGGATGCCGATCAAACGCTGGCTGCTGGCGCATGAAGGCGTGATCGAGCGTGCAGCTAGCCAATGA
- a CDS encoding glycoside hydrolase family 18 protein has protein sequence MAGIFLAYFASWQPCNLAQIPAEKLSHLCYAFADVHEHQVGLKPSFAPDQDADELARQQGILSQLLTLKQRNPDLKILVSVGGWGADGFSDAALTAPSREQFASSAVQFMRDYQLDGIDLDWEYPGNDMASIKARPEDQQNFSLLLEALRVQLDAQSERDGRASSAPYQLCIAAGAGQYYLDKVEIRRVAAACDFINLMTYDFYNGWATRAGHHANLFNSTVDSAGDSAAKSIELFIKEGVPREKLVLGCPLYGRSLKGVASPGLGQPGLAGSNSAPSFRQINAELLPSGRFIRYWDADAQVPYLYDGDEFISYEDCESIALKGRYAKAQKLAGVMFWELTEDHDSRLLDALYESTR, from the coding sequence ATGGCGGGTATTTTCTTGGCGTATTTTGCTTCGTGGCAACCCTGCAATCTGGCGCAAATTCCCGCCGAGAAACTCAGCCATTTATGCTATGCCTTTGCTGATGTGCATGAGCATCAGGTTGGTTTAAAACCATCGTTTGCACCTGATCAAGATGCCGATGAATTAGCTCGCCAGCAGGGTATTTTGTCCCAATTGCTGACACTCAAGCAGCGTAATCCGGATTTGAAAATACTGGTTTCGGTCGGTGGCTGGGGTGCTGATGGATTTTCCGATGCGGCGCTCACTGCCCCATCGCGTGAACAGTTTGCCAGCTCTGCCGTGCAGTTTATGCGGGATTATCAGCTCGACGGCATTGATCTGGATTGGGAGTATCCCGGCAACGACATGGCCAGCATTAAAGCCAGGCCAGAAGACCAGCAGAACTTCTCGCTGCTGCTGGAGGCTTTGCGCGTACAGCTGGATGCGCAATCCGAGCGCGATGGGCGCGCATCCAGCGCCCCTTATCAGCTGTGTATTGCGGCTGGCGCTGGTCAATATTATCTGGATAAGGTTGAAATCCGGCGTGTGGCTGCGGCGTGTGACTTTATCAACTTGATGACTTATGACTTCTACAACGGCTGGGCGACGCGTGCGGGCCATCACGCCAATCTATTTAATAGTACCGTCGATTCAGCGGGCGATAGCGCCGCGAAAAGCATAGAGCTGTTTATTAAAGAGGGTGTGCCGCGCGAAAAACTGGTGCTAGGTTGCCCGCTATACGGCCGTTCATTGAAAGGCGTCGCCTCGCCCGGCTTGGGGCAACCCGGATTGGCGGGCAGCAATAGCGCGCCCAGCTTTCGCCAGATTAATGCCGAGCTGCTCCCTTCTGGCCGTTTTATTCGCTATTGGGATGCAGATGCCCAGGTGCCGTACTTATACGATGGTGACGAATTTATCAGTTATGAAGACTGTGAGTCGATTGCGCTGAAAGGGCGCTACGCTAAGGCGCAGAAATTAGCGGGCGTGATGTTCTGGGAGCTGACCGAAGATCACGATAGCCGCTTGCTCGATGCCTTATACGAATCAACTCGTTAG
- a CDS encoding RidA family protein gives MSSIQRYHVGPRLCETVVHNNTVYLAGQIAEDLTKDALGQTEEVLACIDRLLAEVGSDKSKILQVTIFLSDMADYDAMNQAWSGWVPAGHTPARATVQAKLADPRYLVEMTVIAAL, from the coding sequence ATGTCATCAATTCAGCGCTACCATGTTGGGCCAAGATTGTGCGAAACCGTGGTGCATAACAATACGGTCTATTTGGCTGGCCAGATTGCCGAAGATCTGACGAAAGACGCTCTGGGGCAAACCGAAGAAGTGTTGGCTTGTATTGATCGCCTGCTGGCCGAGGTGGGCTCGGATAAAAGCAAAATCTTGCAGGTGACTATTTTTCTGAGCGATATGGCCGATTACGATGCAATGAATCAGGCTTGGTCGGGATGGGTGCCGGCGGGACATACACCTGCCCGCGCGACTGTGCAAGCCAAGCTGGCTGATCCGCGTTATCTGGTCGAAATGACGGTCATTGCTGCACTGTAA
- a CDS encoding DesA family fatty acid desaturase, with protein MVLEWLNGLIDLPWWAYILVTLLLTHITIASVTIFLHRHQAHRSLDLHPLASHFFRFWLWLTTAQVTKEWAAIHRKHHAKCETAEDPHSPQIIGIKKVFFEGWELYRAEAANTETLQKYGHGTPDDWLERHLYSKRALWGPTLMALLDLMLFGVNGIWIWAIQMLWIPITAAGVINGIGHYWGYRNFECEDASTNIVPWGILIGGEELHNNHHTFGTSAKLSYKWFEFDIGWLYIRALAACRLATVRKIAPKVKLTQVRPVLDEAALQAIIANRYAIAANYARTLMVTVSAELDSLKTSAAMPALNINLRKKMKTWLKQDDKDLPLAEQMHLQALLAQSAVLKQVYQMRQELTRIWERSTLTRDELVLQLQDWCVRAEASGIKALADFSLRLRAVA; from the coding sequence ATGGTTTTGGAATGGCTCAATGGCCTCATCGATTTGCCTTGGTGGGCTTATATACTGGTTACCTTGTTATTGACGCACATTACGATTGCTTCGGTAACGATTTTTTTGCACCGCCATCAGGCGCATCGCTCGCTTGATTTGCACCCGCTGGCCAGCCACTTCTTTCGTTTCTGGCTCTGGCTGACCACTGCGCAGGTGACGAAAGAATGGGCTGCCATTCACCGCAAGCATCATGCCAAATGCGAAACGGCAGAAGACCCGCACAGCCCGCAGATTATCGGCATCAAAAAAGTATTTTTTGAAGGCTGGGAGCTGTATCGTGCCGAAGCTGCCAACACTGAAACGCTGCAAAAATACGGTCATGGCACGCCCGACGATTGGCTTGAGCGTCATCTGTACAGCAAACGTGCGCTCTGGGGACCCACTTTGATGGCGCTACTTGATCTCATGCTATTCGGTGTTAATGGCATCTGGATCTGGGCGATTCAAATGTTGTGGATTCCGATTACTGCAGCCGGTGTTATCAATGGCATTGGTCACTACTGGGGTTATCGCAATTTTGAATGTGAAGACGCCTCGACCAATATTGTGCCGTGGGGCATTCTGATCGGTGGGGAAGAGCTGCACAACAATCATCACACCTTCGGCACGTCGGCCAAATTGTCGTATAAATGGTTCGAATTCGATATCGGCTGGCTCTATATCCGGGCTCTGGCTGCTTGTCGTTTGGCCACCGTGCGCAAAATTGCACCGAAGGTGAAGCTGACGCAGGTTCGCCCTGTGCTGGACGAAGCTGCACTGCAGGCGATTATTGCCAACCGCTATGCGATTGCGGCCAATTATGCCCGCACCCTGATGGTGACAGTCTCTGCCGAGCTTGATTCACTGAAAACATCGGCAGCCATGCCCGCGCTCAATATCAATCTGCGCAAAAAAATGAAGACTTGGCTCAAGCAGGACGATAAAGACTTGCCGCTCGCCGAGCAAATGCATTTGCAAGCTCTGCTGGCGCAAAGCGCAGTATTAAAGCAGGTGTATCAGATGCGCCAAGAGCTAACCCGCATTTGGGAGCGCTCCACACTGACGCGAGATGAACTGGTTCTTCAATTGCAAGACTGGTGCGTGCGGGCTGAGGCCAGTGGCATCAAGGCGCTGGCCGATTTCTCGCTTCGCCTGCGTGCGGTGGCGTAA
- a CDS encoding mechanosensitive ion channel family protein — translation MQLDRHNLLATLVRDLTEFGFLHPQILIQAVLLLLCWGSAYFLARNILRHQSIQTLRWKTGGDGLKRLLFPGLALLLVSAANLVLHLLEGQNNSLLRVANLLMLAMVNIRILVYVIRRVFEGAAWVQQWERYIAISIWCAYVLHVLGILPEVLSTLDAISFNAGKVHISVLTVLQGLLSVAGTLLVAMWIARTLEQRLMSTKVMDMNVRVVLVKVIHSALIVVAILLSLSMVGIDLTVLSVFGGALGVGLGFGLQKIASNYVSGFIILLDRSIKLGDLISVDNRQGVISGLTSRYIVLKAADGTESLVPNDTMITQTVVNQSYNDRSVWVGLPVSVAYDSDLELVMKVMVSVTEGNPRILPQPAPAAFVTAFADSGINLTLGFWLADPENGQMGLKSDLNLKIWHAFKEHAIEIPYPRRDVMLLPSDTGHVAKETV, via the coding sequence ATGCAATTAGACCGACATAATTTGCTGGCGACCCTGGTGCGGGACCTGACCGAATTTGGCTTTCTGCACCCGCAAATACTGATTCAGGCTGTTTTGCTATTGCTGTGCTGGGGAAGTGCCTACTTTCTGGCCAGAAATATTTTGCGGCACCAAAGCATTCAAACCTTGCGCTGGAAAACGGGCGGCGATGGTTTAAAGCGTCTGCTCTTTCCTGGGCTGGCTTTGCTACTGGTGAGTGCCGCCAATCTGGTGCTGCATCTGCTGGAAGGGCAGAATAATTCACTGCTGCGCGTCGCCAATTTGCTGATGTTGGCGATGGTGAATATCCGCATTCTGGTGTACGTGATCCGCCGAGTCTTTGAGGGCGCAGCATGGGTGCAGCAGTGGGAACGTTATATTGCGATCAGCATTTGGTGCGCTTATGTGCTGCATGTACTGGGTATTTTGCCCGAAGTGCTCAGTACGCTGGACGCCATCAGCTTTAATGCTGGCAAGGTGCATATTTCAGTGTTGACGGTGCTGCAGGGCCTGCTCTCTGTGGCGGGTACTTTGCTGGTTGCGATGTGGATTGCCCGCACGCTGGAGCAGCGCCTGATGTCGACCAAAGTCATGGATATGAATGTCAGGGTTGTGCTGGTCAAAGTGATTCATTCGGCGTTGATCGTGGTGGCGATTTTGCTATCACTTTCCATGGTCGGGATTGATTTGACTGTGTTATCGGTATTTGGTGGTGCGCTTGGCGTGGGGCTGGGCTTTGGCTTGCAGAAGATTGCGTCCAATTATGTCTCTGGCTTTATTATTTTGCTTGATCGCTCAATCAAGCTGGGCGATCTGATTTCGGTGGATAATCGCCAGGGTGTCATTAGCGGTTTAACCTCGCGGTATATCGTGTTAAAAGCTGCGGATGGGACGGAGTCTCTGGTGCCTAATGACACCATGATCACGCAGACCGTGGTGAATCAGTCTTACAATGATCGCTCGGTGTGGGTGGGTTTGCCCGTTTCGGTGGCGTATGATTCCGACCTTGAGCTGGTGATGAAAGTGATGGTCTCGGTTACCGAAGGTAATCCCCGTATTCTGCCCCAGCCTGCGCCTGCGGCTTTTGTGACTGCCTTTGCCGATAGCGGCATTAATTTAACGCTGGGTTTCTGGCTGGCAGATCCGGAAAACGGGCAAATGGGTTTGAAGTCGGATTTGAATCTGAAAATCTGGCATGCGTTTAAAGAGCATGCTATCGAAATTCCTTATCCCCGCCGGGATGTAATGCTGCTACCCTCCGATACAGGGCATGTCGCTAAAGAAACTGTATAG
- the rfaE2 gene encoding D-glycero-beta-D-manno-heptose 1-phosphate adenylyltransferase produces MFEYAKPSFEQKICPPEQLTERLVGLARPLVFTNGCFDILHRGHVTYLAQTRALGASMVVALNTDASVRRLGKGDDRPINSLANRAAVMASLASVDLVTWFDEDTPLELIKLIQPEVLVKGGDWSLEHIVGSKEVLARGGSVHSIPFLFDTSTTKTLQLIRGE; encoded by the coding sequence ATGTTTGAGTATGCCAAGCCAAGCTTTGAGCAAAAAATCTGCCCGCCGGAGCAGCTGACTGAGCGCCTAGTTGGGTTGGCGCGGCCTTTGGTGTTTACCAATGGCTGCTTTGATATTCTGCACCGTGGGCATGTCACCTATCTGGCGCAGACGCGCGCTTTGGGTGCAAGCATGGTTGTGGCGCTTAATACTGATGCCTCGGTGCGTCGCTTGGGCAAAGGCGATGATCGGCCGATCAATTCGTTGGCCAATCGGGCTGCGGTTATGGCCAGTTTGGCGTCTGTTGATCTGGTGACTTGGTTTGATGAAGATACACCACTGGAACTCATCAAACTGATTCAACCCGAGGTGCTGGTTAAAGGTGGCGATTGGTCGCTTGAGCACATCGTGGGCAGTAAAGAAGTCTTAGCGCGTGGTGGCTCGGTGCATTCCATCCCATTTTTGTTTGATACTTCAACGACCAAGACATTGCAGTTGATTCGGGGTGAGTGA
- a CDS encoding THUMP domain-containing class I SAM-dependent RNA methyltransferase, with protein MLQIFEFFAPCPRGLEPILEQELLAQGAKKVKVTDGGVAFAGPWTVMYKANLYSRVASRILWKLVEKPYRTEDDIFRMARDTEWADIFAVENTIKVTVTAVRSPLRSLDFIALKVKDGVCDRFRLKCGNRPSVDTKEPDMRIHLYLSDKMATLYLDTSGEALFKRGYRVETGDAPVRENLAAGILSLSGWTPEQAFYDPMCGSGTFLIEAAMIARNIAPGIRRSFAFQQMRMFDDAFWQTVRAEAKAKESSTNNLISGSDVSSTVLIHAKANIAAAGLDGAIQLKQLNVLDAKPPAESGVWVCNPPYGARMDEKEHLASLYPQWATVLKQRFAGWNAYFLTADLDMPKYMRLKASKRTVLFNGPLECRLFEYKMIAGGNRDKPAKD; from the coding sequence GTGCTGCAAATATTTGAATTTTTCGCCCCATGTCCGCGTGGCTTAGAGCCAATTCTGGAACAGGAATTGTTGGCGCAGGGCGCCAAGAAGGTCAAAGTCACCGACGGTGGTGTGGCTTTCGCGGGCCCGTGGACGGTAATGTATAAGGCGAATCTGTATTCGCGCGTGGCCAGCCGGATTTTGTGGAAACTGGTTGAAAAGCCATATCGCACCGAAGACGATATTTTCCGTATGGCGCGCGATACCGAATGGGCCGATATTTTCGCGGTCGAAAACACCATCAAGGTGACGGTGACCGCGGTGCGCTCGCCTTTGCGTAGCCTCGATTTTATTGCACTGAAAGTGAAAGACGGTGTCTGCGATCGTTTCCGCCTGAAGTGCGGTAATCGCCCGAGCGTGGATACCAAAGAGCCTGATATGCGGATTCATCTGTATTTGTCCGACAAAATGGCAACGTTATATCTCGATACCTCGGGCGAGGCGCTGTTCAAGCGTGGTTATCGCGTTGAAACGGGCGATGCGCCAGTGCGTGAAAATCTGGCAGCAGGGATTTTGTCGCTTAGCGGCTGGACGCCAGAACAGGCATTTTATGATCCAATGTGCGGTTCAGGTACTTTCCTGATTGAAGCGGCGATGATCGCGCGTAATATCGCACCAGGCATTCGCCGCTCGTTTGCCTTCCAGCAAATGCGGATGTTTGACGATGCGTTCTGGCAAACCGTTCGCGCAGAAGCGAAAGCGAAAGAAAGCAGCACTAATAATCTGATTTCAGGTTCCGATGTATCAAGTACGGTATTGATTCATGCCAAAGCCAATATCGCGGCTGCAGGTTTGGATGGCGCGATTCAATTGAAGCAATTGAATGTGCTTGATGCCAAGCCGCCTGCTGAGTCTGGTGTGTGGGTTTGCAATCCACCATATGGCGCGCGGATGGACGAGAAAGAGCATCTGGCGAGTTTGTATCCGCAATGGGCTACGGTATTGAAGCAACGCTTTGCGGGCTGGAATGCTTATTTCCTCACTGCCGATCTGGATATGCCTAAATACATGCGTTTGAAAGCGTCAAAACGCACGGTCTTGTTTAATGGGCCACTCGAATGCCGTTTGTTTGAATACAAAATGATCGCAGGTGGCAATCGAGATAAACCAGCCAAAGATTGA
- a CDS encoding ATP-binding protein translates to MFQIKTLEMVHWDFWQRISVPLDAQIVTVVGPNGSGKTTLLDALRTILALKCSGRRDYKRYVRNNKENIAWLRAVVSNPRRSGGGFFPYLFFPLASETVTLFCRIKKQGGDWVRQYAIAEGDAQLDGQTETTLQWLGVGDYRRRLEQAGLTPAIAEVLALEQGDTDKLCEYSPKALLDLVFQVFGDKEVLDHYQEAKVRLREAEGELDKMQQQLSQLGLDVERFRLRASSYLEWCSLGTDTVRLENEVIPALQVAEAQDTLRNYVAQFKQNRRNLWHKRGDLIQLDKRLAVAQLAANQTLNGEQQSKADYDAMFAKFQEVRDAARDIERVIREGEKLRELAEREHGADAIGLNDKLADLKVIETEKKLALKNARDERQQLSEAQFALQAGKAPSPEFVRQMRAALDEAGIPHQLLTEICEVQDPAWQDAVEALLAPSRHLILLQREADKQRAWEVGERLRYRHFIVSEREPAPRANLGSILEIIDFKAPVPAWLSRQLNSIQRVKSVEAGSRISSDWITREGYYRERRGARFIGVDTREYAFGEAARHSRLNDIAVRLKALNDQILDQETDFASVQRDIQSITVQLMGMQAVLQLASRQAEFAAAAERFPAEQAEVQRLGAELAAAQAALEGSRESRSDLRLAAQKIEIERDQFRRAVEELQAQITRQRNEISRQLGAIRVLKEKALPAWLLPNVLAQLKEEYRSVTEVRHIIERQQEQLTQAHWEKDETIIQRRDKLVADYDALEDESQGHRQEVERTGQLTEEARAAYINKLRATVRAYGRNIKGLGDLAGIDVELDMPHLENDDVVLAQAGLTARFNFDQKGMMGLNDGEASGGQQVMKSLILLIGLMMDDSNPSGFVFIDEPFAHLDIFNIDRVGAFLKATQAQYLITTPLTHNTNVYGPSELTLTTRKKRPGETWAPLIMQTRRRIEPLDAAIVATTV, encoded by the coding sequence ATGTTCCAGATTAAAACTTTGGAAATGGTGCACTGGGATTTCTGGCAACGCATTTCTGTGCCGCTCGATGCGCAAATTGTCACCGTAGTGGGCCCGAATGGCTCGGGTAAAACGACATTGCTCGATGCCTTGCGCACGATTTTGGCGCTCAAATGCTCGGGCCGCCGTGATTACAAGCGCTATGTACGTAATAACAAGGAAAACATCGCCTGGCTGCGCGCCGTGGTCAGCAATCCGCGCCGCAGCGGTGGCGGCTTTTTTCCGTATTTGTTTTTCCCGCTCGCGTCTGAAACGGTGACGCTGTTTTGCCGGATTAAAAAGCAGGGCGGTGACTGGGTGCGCCAGTACGCAATTGCCGAAGGCGATGCGCAGCTTGACGGGCAAACCGAAACGACTTTGCAGTGGCTGGGCGTGGGTGATTATCGTCGCCGCCTTGAGCAGGCGGGTTTAACACCTGCAATTGCCGAGGTATTGGCTCTGGAGCAAGGTGATACGGACAAGCTGTGCGAATACTCCCCTAAGGCATTGCTCGATCTGGTGTTCCAGGTCTTTGGCGACAAGGAAGTGCTCGACCATTATCAAGAAGCCAAAGTGCGTTTGCGCGAAGCCGAGGGCGAGCTCGACAAAATGCAGCAGCAATTGTCTCAGTTGGGCTTGGATGTTGAACGTTTCCGCCTGCGCGCCAGCTCCTATCTGGAATGGTGTTCGCTCGGTACGGATACGGTGCGGCTCGAAAACGAAGTGATTCCCGCTTTGCAGGTCGCCGAGGCGCAAGACACGCTGCGCAATTACGTCGCGCAATTTAAGCAAAATCGGCGCAATCTTTGGCATAAGCGCGGTGATTTGATCCAGCTCGACAAACGTCTGGCTGTGGCGCAACTGGCGGCGAATCAAACCCTGAATGGTGAGCAGCAAAGCAAAGCCGATTACGACGCGATGTTTGCCAAGTTTCAGGAAGTGCGCGACGCTGCGCGTGATATCGAGCGTGTCATCCGTGAGGGCGAAAAGCTGCGTGAACTCGCCGAGCGCGAGCATGGCGCGGATGCGATTGGCCTGAACGATAAACTGGCCGATCTGAAAGTCATTGAGACCGAGAAAAAACTCGCACTGAAAAATGCCCGCGATGAACGCCAGCAATTGTCCGAAGCGCAATTTGCGCTGCAAGCCGGTAAAGCGCCGTCGCCCGAGTTCGTCCGCCAGATGCGCGCCGCGCTTGATGAAGCGGGTATTCCGCATCAATTGCTGACCGAAATTTGTGAAGTACAAGATCCGGCGTGGCAGGATGCGGTCGAGGCTTTGCTGGCACCATCACGTCACTTGATCTTGCTGCAACGCGAAGCGGATAAGCAGCGCGCATGGGAAGTGGGTGAGCGTTTGCGCTATCGCCACTTCATCGTGTCCGAGCGCGAGCCAGCGCCGCGTGCCAATCTGGGTTCGATTCTGGAAATTATCGACTTCAAGGCGCCGGTGCCAGCATGGTTGAGTCGCCAACTGAATAGCATTCAGCGCGTGAAATCGGTGGAAGCCGGTAGCCGTATCAGCAGTGATTGGATTACCCGTGAGGGGTATTACCGTGAACGCCGCGGTGCACGGTTCATTGGGGTCGATACCCGTGAATATGCCTTCGGTGAAGCGGCGCGTCATTCACGTTTGAACGATATTGCGGTGCGCTTGAAAGCCTTGAATGATCAGATTTTGGATCAGGAAACCGATTTCGCCAGCGTTCAGCGCGATATTCAGAGTATTACGGTGCAATTGATGGGCATGCAGGCGGTGTTGCAGCTCGCATCGCGTCAGGCCGAGTTTGCCGCGGCGGCTGAACGCTTCCCGGCTGAACAAGCTGAAGTGCAGCGCCTTGGTGCCGAGCTTGCCGCTGCGCAGGCTGCACTCGAAGGTTCGCGTGAGAGCCGTTCCGATTTGCGTTTGGCGGCGCAAAAAATCGAAATCGAACGCGATCAGTTCCGTCGTGCGGTTGAAGAATTGCAAGCGCAAATCACACGCCAGCGTAATGAAATTAGCCGCCAGCTCGGTGCGATTCGCGTGCTGAAAGAAAAAGCGCTGCCAGCGTGGTTGTTGCCGAATGTGCTGGCACAGCTGAAAGAAGAATATCGCAGCGTGACCGAGGTGCGTCATATCATCGAACGCCAGCAAGAGCAATTGACGCAAGCGCATTGGGAAAAAGACGAAACCATCATCCAACGCCGCGATAAATTGGTCGCCGATTATGACGCGCTCGAAGATGAATCGCAGGGTCACCGCCAAGAAGTTGAGCGTACCGGTCAGCTGACCGAAGAAGCGCGCGCGGCGTATATCAATAAGCTGCGTGCTACGGTGCGCGCTTATGGTCGCAATATCAAAGGTTTGGGCGATCTGGCCGGGATCGACGTCGAACTCGATATGCCGCATCTGGAAAATGACGACGTCGTGCTGGCGCAAGCCGGTTTGACCGCGCGTTTCAATTTCGACCAGAAAGGCATGATGGGCTTGAACGACGGCGAAGCATCGGGTGGTCAGCAGGTGATGAAATCGCTGATTTTGCTGATCGGTCTGATGATGGACGATAGTAATCCATCGGGCTTTGTCTTTATCGATGAGCCGTTTGCCCACTTGGATATTTTCAATATTGACCGAGTCGGCGCTTTCCTGAAAGCGACGCAAGCGCAGTATCTGATCACCACGCCATTAACGCATAACACCAATGTGTATGGTCCGTCCGAGCTGACGCTCACGACGCGTAAAAAACGTCCGGGCGAAACTTGGGCGCCATTGATCATGCAAACCCGCCGCCGTATCGAGCCGCTCGATGCGGCTATAGTGGCTACAACCGTATAG